A stretch of the Streptomyces sp. NBC_00078 genome encodes the following:
- a CDS encoding helix-turn-helix domain-containing protein — protein sequence MSSATEYGASGQASRTLAQKLDHLFETATPKDQKAPSHEDVAAAINIAAGERAISGAYIWQLRTGRKTNPTMKHLEALARYFGVSPAYFLDDEQTQRIDEQLALLQALKESDVRNIALRAHGLSDSSRQTLAGVVSHLRKLEGLQEDPHSQSGDA from the coding sequence ATGAGCAGCGCGACCGAGTATGGTGCCAGCGGCCAGGCGAGCCGCACGCTCGCCCAAAAGCTCGATCATTTGTTCGAAACTGCGACACCGAAAGACCAGAAGGCGCCGTCTCACGAAGACGTCGCCGCTGCCATCAACATCGCCGCGGGGGAACGGGCGATCAGCGGCGCCTATATCTGGCAGCTGCGTACCGGCAGGAAGACCAACCCGACCATGAAGCACCTCGAGGCTCTGGCCCGGTACTTCGGTGTCAGCCCTGCCTACTTCCTCGACGACGAGCAGACGCAGCGCATCGACGAGCAACTCGCCTTGCTGCAGGCGCTGAAGGAGAGCGATGTGCGCAACATCGCGCTTCGGGCACATGGCCTTTCCGATTCGAGCCGCCAGACGCTGGCCGGGGTCGTGAGTCACCTGCGGAAGCTGGAAGGACTGCAAGAGGACCCGCACTCGCAGAGCGGCGATGCCTGA